The following proteins come from a genomic window of Trifolium pratense cultivar HEN17-A07 linkage group LG4, ARS_RC_1.1, whole genome shotgun sequence:
- the LOC123919942 gene encoding protein-tyrosine sulfotransferase, with product MNTRSRNSIQGFRVCMDHIIKFFLFLILFGLVNACFAEDDYGRCERVVKTWASSSLDREIRQKDKLTLKNLLFFLHVPRTGGRTYFHCFLRKLYPGYLECPRSYDKLRFDPSKEKCRLLTTHDDYSMTSKLPKDRTSVVTILRDPVDRVFSTYEFSMEVAARFLVHPNLTSATKMASRLRSKSKGVSTLDIWPWKYLVPWMREDLFARREARYSKGLNTVEGSDPYDMEDFAMPLQEYINHPAAWDIVHNGATFQVAGLTNNSYIAEAHEVRHCVQKYKVLGKYVLQVAKKRLDDMLYVGLTEEHRESATMFANVVGSQVISQLIAPNSSLDIIENTEQSSFSDADPDSSEHQNSTSDRGAIEVTSSENGEAAKSAMTVGKLMNSYEVCISKLRKTQSGRRSASLKRIPVNFTKEARLRVPEEVLQQLRSLNDLDLELYEYARAIFNNQHKTSLLITEEKLDNISSSAYSIILWKVLTLTITFFFILFLFLLIVNVRRRTLKVKK from the exons ATGAACACGAGATCCCGAAATTCAATACAG ggatttCGTGTATGTATGGATCATATTATCAAGTTCTTCTTGTTCCTCATTCTCTTTGGATTAG TGAATGCATGTTTTGCTGAAGATGATTATGGACGTTGTGAAAGAGTTGTTAAGACTTGGGCGAGTTCTTCGCTTGATAGAGAAATTAGACAAAAAGATAAGCTTACGCTTAagaatttgttgtttttcttacATGTTCCTAGAACGGGAGGACGCACTTATTTTCATTG CTTTTTGAGGAAATTGTATCCAGGCTATTTGGAATGTCCTCGATCTTATGATAAGTTGCGCTTCGATCCAAG CAAAGAAAAATGTAGACTGTTAACTACCCATGATGACTATAGCATGACATCTAAACTTCCAAAGGATAGAACTTCTGTGGTTACCATACTCAGGGATCCGGTTGACCGTGTCTTTAGTACTTACGAATTTTCAATGGAGGTTGCGGCTAGATTTTTGGTGCATCCAAACTTGACATCTGCAACAAAGATGGCTTCTCGCTTGCGCTCTAAGTCTAAAGGAGTAAGCACATTGGATATCTGGCCGTGGAAATATCTGGTTCCATGGATGAGAGAAGATCTATTTGCTAgg AGAGAAGCTAGGTATAGTAAGGGACTGAATACTGTTGAGGGCAGTGATCCTTATGATATGGAAGATTTTGCAATGCCTTTACAAGAATACATCAATCATCCTGCGGCTTGGGATATTGTACATAATGGAGCCACATTTCAG GTTGCAGGTTTGACAAACAATTCTTATATAGCAGAAGCACATGAAGTGCGTCATTGTGTACAGAAATATAAGGTTCTTGGTAAATATGTGCTACAAGTTGCAAAG AAGAGATTGGACGATATGTTATATGTTGGTCTTACCGAGGAGCACAGAGAATCTGCAACGATGTTTGCAAACGTGGTTGGTTCTCAGGTTATATCACAGCTTATTGCACCAAACAGCAGCCTGGATATTATTGAAAATACAG AACAGAGTTCATTTTCAGATGCCGATCCTGATAGCAGTGAACATCAG AATAGCACCTCGGACAGGGGAGCAATTGAGGTTACTTCAAGTGAAAATGGAGAAGCGGCAAAATCAGCT ATGACTGTTGGGAAACTCATGAATTCTTATGAAGTCTGTATTTCTAAGTTACGCAAGACCCAGTCAGGCCGACGCTCCGCCTCTTTGAAGAGGATTCCGGTGAACTTTACAAAGGAG GCACGGCTTCGAGTTCCTGAAGAGGTTCTCCAGCAGCTACGATCTCTTAACGATCTTGACTTGGAGCTCTATGAATATGCGAGAGCCATTTTCAATAATCAACATAAAACCTCATTGCTGATTACTGAG GAGAAATTGGACAACATATCAAGTAGTGCATATAGCATCATCCTTTGGAAGGTTCTTACATTAACAATAACTTTCTTCTTCATCCTTTTCTTATTCTTACTAATTGTAAATGTGAGAAGAAGAACGTTGAAGGTTAAGAAGTAA